The genomic DNA GCCAACGGGCCCGCCGGCAAGGTCATCGACATCCTGGCGATCTTCGCCACCCTGTTCGGATCGGCCGCCTCGCTGGGCCTGGGCGCCCTGCAGATCGGCGACGGCCTGGAATTCAACGGGTGGGTCGGCACGGTCGGCACGCCGATCCTGGTGGCCATCATCGCGGTGCTGACCGTCGCTTTCATCCTCTCGGCGGTCTCCGGCATCGCGCGCGGCATCCAGTGGCTGTCCAATATCAACATGGTGCTGGCACTGGTGCTGGCCGTCTTCGTCTTCGTCGCCGGACCCACCCTGTTGATCCTCAACCTCATCCCCAGCGCGCTCGGCGACTACATCCGCGATTTCGTCGCGATGAGCGCACGCACCGACGCCAACGGCGACGCCGAACTCGCCGCGTGGCTGTCCGGATGGACCATCTTCTACTGGGCGTGGTGGGTGTCGTGGACGCCGTTCGTGGGCATGTTCATCGCCCGGATCAGCCGCGGGCGCACCATCCGTCAGTTCGTCACAGGGGTACTGCTGGTGCCCACCCTGGTCAGCCTGATGTGGTTCGCGATCTTCGGCGGTGCGGGAATCGACCGGCAGCGCACGGTCGGGGACATGGTGGACGCCGACGGCGCGGTCAACAGCACCGGAGCGCTGTTCCAGCTGCTCGACACCATGCCGTTGGCTGCCATCACCACCGTCCTGGTGATGATCCTGGTGGCGATCTTCTTCGTATCCGGCGCCGACGCCGCGTCCATCGTGATGGGGTCGCTGTCCGAACGCGGCTCGCACGAACCCCGCCGCGCGACGGTCGTGTTCTGGGGCTCCTTGACCGGGGCGGTGGCCGCGATCATGTTGATCATCGGTGGCGGCGGGGCCGATGCCCTGACCGGGCTGCAGAACCTGACGATCGTCGCGGCCGTGCCGTTCGTGATCGTGATGGTGCTGCTGTGTGTGGCGCTGTACAAAGACCTGCGCCACGACCGCATCGTGGTGGTCGACCGACGCAGCACCGAGTTGGTGGAGCGGGCCGTGGTGACCGGATCCGGGCACTACGGCGACAATTTCGACCTTGTGACCCGCTATCACAAACTCGACAACGGGCAGTCCAAGGAGGAGGACTAGCGGCTGGCGCCCGCGTCGTCGCCGCGGCCGTCGCAGGACACGCAGTCGGACTCGTCGAAGCCGAAGGTGCCGCAGGTGGGGCAGATGAAGTCGAGCATTGAGGGCCTCCCGAAGCCGAACCGTCACGCCCACTGTTCGGGCGTTGCTTGCCTTTACCCGACGATTGTCTCGGGGAAACCACACCCCCAGCACAACGCGAACTGCTAGTTTGCTGTGCACGTGAGGTCACATATTGCTCAAGGATGAGGG from Mycolicibacterium tokaiense includes the following:
- a CDS encoding BCCT family transporter; this translates as MSIDTNKASTPSPDEGADRDDAARPHPLAPLTAKIEPKDPNPGRDWVVFGVAGIASLAFVVWGLVDTPGLSAVSAGTKDAAIKGLGWFFVLAASFFVIYVLWLAASKYGRIPLGCDDEQPEFRTISWIAMMFSAGMGIGLMFWGVAEPLNHFVTPPPGTSEAQSDEAFQTAMATTMFHWGLHPWAIYAVVGLAIGYGMYRKGRPGLLSSAFTSLFGDRANGPAGKVIDILAIFATLFGSAASLGLGALQIGDGLEFNGWVGTVGTPILVAIIAVLTVAFILSAVSGIARGIQWLSNINMVLALVLAVFVFVAGPTLLILNLIPSALGDYIRDFVAMSARTDANGDAELAAWLSGWTIFYWAWWVSWTPFVGMFIARISRGRTIRQFVTGVLLVPTLVSLMWFAIFGGAGIDRQRTVGDMVDADGAVNSTGALFQLLDTMPLAAITTVLVMILVAIFFVSGADAASIVMGSLSERGSHEPRRATVVFWGSLTGAVAAIMLIIGGGGADALTGLQNLTIVAAVPFVIVMVLLCVALYKDLRHDRIVVVDRRSTELVERAVVTGSGHYGDNFDLVTRYHKLDNGQSKEED